DNA sequence from the Manihot esculenta cultivar AM560-2 chromosome 11, M.esculenta_v8, whole genome shotgun sequence genome:
TTCCAATTTGATGGTCTCAGATAAAACTTTGTTGTTGCTTATACCTTTCTGGCTAGGTATTGATGGAAAAAACAGGTGAAAAAAGGGGGTTGAAATGATTTTCACGTCTAGCTGTTGTGTCATTGCATGATCATGTTATTTGTGATGTTGCGCTTCACTTTCCATATTGCCAAAGTGCTAATATTTCCATCTTATTTTACCTGCTATTGTGTCAATTTATTAAAcaagtaattttaaaatcaatgtCATATTTGGTTTAGACGAACATATGTTGGAAGGAAGTTGTGGGAGTCCAAAGATGATAAGAAATGGGGGCATGACAAGTTTGAGGAGATGGATTTGCAGGAGAGGCGTTATGAACAGgtgatatatatatagtatgAGTTTGCCTATATTCTTTCATTTCCTTCTTCCCTTTTTCTTCTATCTCTCTGAAGCTTTCCTTGACAATAATATCAGGGAAGGAGGGGTTCTAAAGGTAATTTTCGAGGTCGTGGTGGGAAAAACCAAGCTCCAGATCGTGGATATGGAAGAAGGAACAAATCAAAAACATACAGCAATAGTAACAATCAGAACCAGGCACCTATAAGTGTTAGGGGGAGGGGGCCTAGAAAGTATGAAAGCACATGGAAGACCAGCAGCCTGGCACCTCCAGCACAAAACAAGCAGCCTGGGAAATCATTGGATAAAACTTCACGAAGTAACTCTGGGAGAGCCTTTACACCAACACCAAATACAGAATCAGATCAAGTGCCTACTGCTAGAAAACATTCAAGCTTGAGTTCTGCTTCTCCTCCTTTTTATCCTTCTGGATCTTCAAATAAAGATATCCCTTTGACTCAGAAAAGGGATATACAAGCTGGAAGTACAAGCAGGAATATTCGTACTTCTGTTATGGATGAAAGTTTTTCAATCCAGCAAACCAATGCATTGATTCAGGGAAAGAATATAGCTGCTTCTGTTGGTATTGACAAGCTTTACATTGACGATTCTGTTGCTTCAACTGCTGCTAAGTCCTTGAACACTATGCAAAAGTCATCTGGATCTTCATTGGTCAATGGCACACAATCTTCTCAATCCAGAAATCAAGGAAGGGGTGTAAGTATTTCAAGTCAGATGACTTATCAATCAGCCCCTCTGCAAAACCAAGTTAACAGAGTCTCCTCTTCAACACAGCCCCATTCTATTCAGCGGAGTCCTGTTCAAAACCGTGCCCAACCTTCTGTTCAAGTTTCTGGTCAGCAGTTGGGACAGCGTCCTGGTAGTGGATCTCAAGCTTCTTCACCACCAAAAACAGCATTGTCAATAAATTCTTGTGAGCCTGGAGAAGCAGAAACTAATTCAGAATCAAGTAAATCTAGAAGTGCATTGGTTGGAAAGGGAAAAGGAAGCAGTCAAGGGAGTGGAAGAGGCTCTTTTATGTATGGTGGGGCACAGGTTATGGGAGCCTCAGGAAATATGGGTGTTGGTCATGGTGATCAGAACTTCCCTGCAACTCCAGCCTTCTTGCCAGGTATGGGTTCTTAGATCACCTTTTTGTTGTTTTGTGGGGAATAGAGAATTTAATATTGGATAGTTGAGTGCTTCCATTATGGTGGCCATTTAGGTTACTGCATTTGTTTTGTTACAATGCGGtacaatattttctttttctcttttttttttaaattaattttttttttgttacagTTCATTAGATTATCCAATATCTCCTTTTTGTTTTATAAATTGTTGAAagcttttccttttcctttttgttttatgGTGTAGGAAGGAGCTTTGAAATAGCTTGTTGATTATATTTGTGCCCGTATTATCTAAGAAACTAAGAATTTCAAGTATTATATTTGCATTTGGTTTATTCCTTATCATGAGTGATTGTCATGCAGTTATGCAATTTGGGGGCCAGCATCCTGGTGGTATTGGAGTTCCTGCTGTTGGCATGGCATTTCCTGGATATGTTGCTCAATCTCAACTTGGTTTAGGAAATTCTGAAATGACATGgtataacaatttttttaattatttttttccttgtCAGCTACTGCACTATTCTATTTAGGGATGCTGGCTAAGGTGATCTCTTTTTTCACTTACAAGTGACCGATTGATGCTTTTTGTGTATTCCTTTTCTCCACTGGCACACTCACACTGGTTATAATTCAACTCTTAAAAGTTCCTTCTTCGTTACTTTAAAGTTGTACTCGATTGTGTGATATCCAATCGGATAGCACTCTTGCAATGTAGTTAATAGCAGATAAGAATGATCACATGATATGGTGGATTTGATTGCTAAGTAAAATCTGTTGCAGTATTTTTCTCAAGGAGCTTCTTTTCCCTtctaaatgataataataataatggtgGCAGTTGTTTTGATATTTAGGCTGCCAGTTTTGGCTGGTGCTGCGGGTGCTTTAGGGGCTACTTATTGTTCACCTTATATTGCTGTTGATGGGGCTTATCATGCACGCCCGTCTGGACAGACATCTTCTGTGGGTTCTTTGAGGTTAGTAGGCTGTCACTTGTGTTGTTTATCTAGAATGTTCCAATCATCTTTTGCCTTTATGGTTCAATGGGATGTATCGTAAGCTCTGCCTAAAGTGTATCATCACTGGTATTTTTACTGTTTGTCATATAAGCTTCATCATGATATGCTATAGGTAGATGCGCACATATGTACAAGTGTTACTAGGCCTAATGCACAAAATTTTCCCTTGAAAAAATTATGCAACCTTATTAAACCACTAACTTTCATTTTTGACCTATTATACCATTATACTTTTTCCCCTTCGTgtttttatatctattaatcCACTCATTATGAGTTTCTTACTTTAATCTCTTTGAATTCTATCTGTGAtatgttgaattttttttatttggccCTGAAAGTTGCCATGTTAGCCCTGGTTGAAGTTGAGGCTTTGTTGACGTATTATTGGTCCAAGATTATGActttagttatttatttattcattggtGTAGCAAAGAGAACAACGGTACTAACAAGACCAATAATGAATGGAAACTTACTTCTCAGAGACCCGGTGAgacataatttttctttttatgctTTTGCACTTCAATTTTGTGGACTTAGCTTGCAACATGGTTATTATATTCTTATAGGTAATTTGTCTTCTACAGAACTTGTGAATGATGAGTTTGGGCAAAGACAAAAGCCTCGCAGGCAAGTGGGAATTTATATTTTGCGAAGGGGACATGCCCCTTTTTTCATTTATGTTGGTGTGATATCgcttaggttttcttcttttttatttaattattattttttcttttttatagatACTCAGAGATGGATTTTAAGCAGCCAAGTCCAAGTACTTAGCTAAGGAGGATCATATCTGAATAAGCAGAAAAAGGTTAAGTTCAGCTCAATTGACATTTTATATTGTTTGATGGTTTCAAGATCCTTAGTTGTGATGTGGCTGTGTTCTGCAGGCCCTTGATCATGCCCTATGTGTTCTCCAGCATTTGTTCTGGAGTGCCTTGGGCTGCATTATGCTCCAGGATATTTTAGGTAACTACATTCTGGCCTCTTGACTGTCTTAAAGGAAATATccctttccatttttttttttgattatTTTACCAGGCCCAAGCTCCTTGAGGGATTTGATGCTGTTTCAATTAAgttgtctttttttttaaaaaaaaaaaagttattattattattatttttttataaattaacagCTGTGAGAAATTTGAAATCCAAAACTCTTTTATCAGTAGGCTTGTTGTAATTTCATGATTCAACCCTTTTAACTTGCTAGTTTAAATGCCAAATAATCCGTTCTTTGGTTGAACTCCAGCTTGCTGTTTGAATGTTGCAGTTACACATAACAAACACCTGCTCATGCTGCAGTCAATTTGAGAACATAATTGTGGCTTGACGGGTGGTAGTTTCTTGTTTAAATGTGAGGTACAAACACTAGAGAAAGATCCCTTTTGATGTGTTAGTTTCTGAAGGAAAGTTTGACAGACTGAGATTTTGGCTGGGTTTTTGTTGTTTTCAGGTTTTCTTGTGGTTTGGTTTTGTAGTGAAGCTTGAGATGAAGGCTTCTTCAAAAACTATAtgctaaaaaatatgaaaaacaacaAGAACTATTATGCATAAGCGGCTTGGTCAGTGACGTTGAGTTCTCCAATTCATACTAGTAGATGGTGTTTGAATTTTCCGTCCGACTTTAATGACCTTAGCTTTGTGGTTGAGTGTGGTTACAAGTATGTTGGGATTTTTATTTAGATGAGGGCAGCATATTTGCTGATTTGTTCAGCAGACATGTATTGTGTTGACAAGTGCTTTTTAAAGCTACGGAATGGGCTGTATGATTTACATGTTATGAAGAAATTGTGGCAATAAATTTCCTAGCCATATTAATgtgttttgaggagtttgatTGAAACCCAGGAACTGCATTACATCCCAATTCCACCTTTTTTCTATGCTGCAGCATCCCTGGCCTCTCCTGTAGAGGGAAGATGAGGAGTGGCAGTCTGGCAGATGGCAGTCCTTtgatgaattttgaaaattctTAGCTTCTTGTGACCTATATGAATTCCAAGAGGCAGTCTGTCTATTTGGGTTCTTTTATATGGTCCCCCTGCCTCGGCATAAATTCACAAGTTTGCACTTTGGTCTGTGTTTAATCGATGCTGGCTGCTACTGCTGTTGTtacattttcttcttttctatAGTTTTCTTCAGCGATTAATAGAGCTGAGCTTTCATTACAACTAGTTCGACTGGCAATTCTATAAATGCTTGGATGAGGTTACCACTTAATAATTTAACCTTATCTTAAAATGATTCCTTATTAATTTATACTGGCTAATATGTCAACACAACTCACTATACTCCAATAACTTA
Encoded proteins:
- the LOC110626421 gene encoding protein MLN51 homolog isoform X4, with translation MAKVGEEDIEYESDPEEEKRLLGMRRREAASDDEEVEGEEKPTMERRAPIHSDESDGQGGAAEYEDDEEELEGEDDEEEVYEDEEAYGDEEEEYEIDEIEEGKEGTDERGGGHGGVEVEEKGVEGRKVDELVEIKAVENHLEEEEEEEEEDQEGKKENEPFAVPTAGAFYMHDDRFRDNAGGRHRRTYVGRKLWESKDDKKWGHDKFEEMDLQERRYEQGRRGSKGNFRGRGGKNQAPDRGYGRRNKSKTYSNSNNQNQAPISVRGRGPRKYESTWKTSSLAPPAQNKQPGKSLDKTSRSNSGRAFTPTPNTESDQVPTARKHSSLSSASPPFYPSGSSNKDIPLTQKRDIQAGSTSRNIRTSVMDESFSIQQTNALIQGKNIAASVGIDKLYIDDSVASTAAKSLNTMQKSSGSSLVNGTQSSQSRNQGRGVSISSQMTYQSAPLQNQVNRVSSSTQPHSIQRSPVQNRAQPSVQVSGQQLGQRPGSGSQASSPPKTALSINSCEPGEAETNSESSKSRSALVGKGKGSSQGSGRGSFMYGGAQVMGASGNMGVGHGDQNFPATPAFLPVMQFGGQHPGGIGVPAVGMAFPGYVAQSQLGLGNSEMTCKENNGTNKTNNEWKLTSQRPELVNDEFGQRQKPRRYSEMDFKQPSPST
- the LOC110626421 gene encoding protein MLN51 homolog isoform X2, with product MAKVGEEDIEYESDPEEEKRLLGMRRREAASDDEEVEGEEKPTMERRAPIHSDESDGQGGAAEYEDDEEELEGEDDEEEVYEDEEAYGDEEEEYEIDEIEEGKEGTDERGGGHGGVEVEEKGVEGRKVDELVEIKAVENHLEEEEEEEEEDQEGKKENEPFAVPTAGAFYMHDDRFRDNAGGRHRRTYVGRKLWESKDDKKWGHDKFEEMDLQERRYEQGRRGSKGNFRGRGGKNQAPDRGYGRRNKSKTYSNSNNQNQAPISVRGRGPRKYESTWKTSSLAPPAQNKQPGKSLDKTSRSNSGRAFTPTPNTESDQVPTARKHSSLSSASPPFYPSGSSNKDIPLTQKRDIQAGSTSRNIRTSVMDESFSIQQTNALIQGKNIAASVGIDKLYIDDSVASTAAKSLNTMQKSSGSSLVNGTQSSQSRNQGRGVSISSQMTYQSAPLQNQVNRVSSSTQPHSIQRSPVQNRAQPSVQVSGQQLGQRPGSGSQASSPPKTALSINSCEPGEAETNSESSKSRSALVGKGKGSSQGSGRGSFMYGGAQVMGASGNMGVGHGDQNFPATPAFLPVMQFGGQHPGGIGVPAVGMAFPGYVAQSQLGLGNSEMTWLPVLAGAAGALGATYCSPYIAVDGAYHARPSGQTSSVGSLSKENNGTNKTNNEWKLTSQRPELVNDEFGQRQKPRRYSEMDFKQPSPST
- the LOC110626421 gene encoding protein MLN51 homolog isoform X1, which translates into the protein MAKVGEEDIEYESDPEEEKRLLGMRRREAASDDEEVEGEEKPTMERRAPIHSDESDGQGGAAEYEDDEEELEGEDDEEEVYEDEEAYGDEEEEYEIDEIEEGKEGTDERGGGHGGVEVEEKGVEGRKVDELVEIKAVENHLEEEEEEEEEDQEGKKENEPFAVPTAGAFYMHDDRFRDNAGGRHRRTYVGRKLWESKDDKKWGHDKFEEMDLQERRYEQGRRGSKGNFRGRGGKNQAPDRGYGRRNKSKTYSNSNNQNQAPISVRGRGPRKYESTWKTSSLAPPAQNKQPGKSLDKTSRSNSGRAFTPTPNTESDQVPTARKHSSLSSASPPFYPSGSSNKDIPLTQKRDIQAGSTSRNIRTSVMDESFSIQQTNALIQGKNIAASVGIDKLYIDDSVASTAAKSLNTMQKSSGSSLVNGTQSSQSRNQGRGVSISSQMTYQSAPLQNQVNRVSSSTQPHSIQRSPVQNRAQPSVQVSGQQLGQRPGSGSQASSPPKTALSINSCEPGEAETNSESSKSRSALVGKGKGSSQGSGRGSFMYGGAQVMGASGNMGVGHGDQNFPATPAFLPVMQFGGQHPGGIGVPAVGMAFPGYVAQSQLGLGNSEMTWLPVLAGAAGALGATYCSPYIAVDGAYHARPSGQTSSVGSLSKENNGTNKTNNEWKLTSQRPGNLSSTELVNDEFGQRQKPRRYSEMDFKQPSPST
- the LOC110626421 gene encoding protein MLN51 homolog isoform X3 — protein: MAKVGEEDIEYESDPEEEKRLLGMRRREAASDDEEVEGEEKPTMERRAPIHSDESDGQGGAAEYEDDEEELEGEDDEEEVYEDEEAYGDEEEEYEIDEIEEGKEGTDERGGGHGGVEVEEKGVEGRKVDELVEIKAVENHLEEEEEEEEEDQEGKKENEPFAVPTAGAFYMHDDRFRDNAGGRHRRTYVGRKLWESKDDKKWGHDKFEEMDLQERRYEQGRRGSKGNFRGRGGKNQAPDRGYGRRNKSKTYSNSNNQNQAPISVRGRGPRKYESTWKTSSLAPPAQNKQPGKSLDKTSRSNSGRAFTPTPNTESDQVPTARKHSSLSSASPPFYPSGSSNKDIPLTQKRDIQAGSTSRNIRTSVMDESFSIQQTNALIQGKNIAASVGIDKLYIDDSVASTAAKSLNTMQKSSGSSLVNGTQSSQSRNQGRGVSISSQMTYQSAPLQNQVNRVSSSTQPHSIQRSPVQNRAQPSVQVSGQQLGQRPGSGSQASSPPKTALSINSCEPGEAETNSESSKSRSALVGKGKGSSQGSGRGSFMYGGAQVMGASGNMGVGHGDQNFPATPAFLPVMQFGGQHPGGIGVPAVGMAFPGYVAQSQLGLGNSEMTCKENNGTNKTNNEWKLTSQRPGNLSSTELVNDEFGQRQKPRRYSEMDFKQPSPST